In the Spirochaetota bacterium genome, one interval contains:
- the trxA gene encoding thioredoxin codes for MKELDVNSFDKAISESSICLVDFWADWCIPCKRVAPILEELSKEYEGKVEFYKLNVDENPEIASKYKITSIPTMLIFREGQPIDKIVGALPKQSIKEKIDKNL; via the coding sequence ATGAAAGAGTTGGATGTCAATTCATTTGATAAGGCTATTTCTGAATCTTCAATATGTTTGGTTGATTTTTGGGCAGATTGGTGCATTCCGTGTAAGAGAGTTGCTCCTATACTGGAAGAACTATCTAAAGAATATGAAGGTAAAGTTGAGTTTTATAAACTAAATGTTGATGAGAATCCTGAAATTGCGTCAAAGTATAAGATAACGAGTATTCCTACTATGCTTATATTCAGAGAAGGACAGCCGATTGATAAAATTGTAGGTGCTTTACCTAAGCAGAGTATAAAAGAGAAAATAGATAAAAACTTATAG